Proteins encoded in a region of the Massilia sp. UMI-21 genome:
- a CDS encoding IS21 family transposase — protein MKPKEVYVEIQLLKRHGLSLRQIAAEVGCAVNTVRRHLALEAVPKYERKVKRQTKLAQFEQYLRDRQQAAQPDVIPATVLYREIAARGYEGGMSQLRAFLRTLRPAPPADPVVRFETAMGEQLQVDWVEFRKGSAPLHAFCATLGFSRASYVEFVSNMKVETLIACHERAFAAFGGVTRRVLYDNMKTVVLERDAYGEGEHRFHAGFLDYARHSGFVIKLCQPYRAKTKGKVERFNGYLRRSFYVPLASRLAQSGQKLDVVTANVEVAHWLRDVANARIHGTTGEPPAEALKREVEHLQALPAPWRADIAAARPQTSTAAPAAPRPAAVVERIAQPSPVQHPLQVYDALLVRVTEGVAA, from the coding sequence TTGAAACCCAAAGAGGTGTACGTGGAAATTCAACTCCTGAAGAGGCATGGGTTAAGCCTTCGGCAGATCGCCGCCGAGGTAGGCTGCGCAGTGAACACGGTACGCCGGCATCTGGCCCTGGAGGCCGTGCCGAAGTACGAACGCAAGGTCAAACGCCAGACGAAGCTGGCGCAATTCGAGCAGTACCTGAGAGATCGGCAGCAAGCCGCTCAGCCCGACGTGATTCCGGCCACCGTGCTGTACCGCGAGATCGCCGCTCGCGGCTACGAGGGCGGCATGAGCCAGTTGAGGGCCTTTCTGCGCACCTTGCGCCCGGCGCCTCCAGCCGACCCGGTGGTGCGTTTCGAGACGGCGATGGGCGAGCAGCTGCAGGTGGACTGGGTCGAATTCCGTAAAGGCAGCGCACCCTTGCACGCGTTCTGCGCGACGCTCGGCTTTAGCCGGGCGAGCTACGTGGAGTTCGTCAGCAACATGAAGGTGGAGACCCTGATCGCTTGCCACGAGCGCGCCTTTGCGGCGTTCGGTGGCGTGACGCGGCGGGTCCTGTACGACAACATGAAGACGGTGGTGCTGGAACGCGATGCGTACGGCGAAGGCGAGCACCGCTTCCACGCCGGCTTCCTGGACTACGCCAGGCATAGCGGTTTCGTGATCAAGCTGTGCCAGCCGTACCGGGCCAAGACCAAGGGCAAGGTCGAACGATTCAACGGCTACCTGCGTCGTTCGTTCTACGTGCCGCTGGCGAGCCGGCTCGCGCAGAGCGGCCAGAAGCTCGACGTCGTGACGGCCAACGTGGAAGTGGCCCACTGGTTGCGCGACGTGGCCAATGCGCGCATCCACGGAACAACCGGAGAGCCGCCAGCCGAAGCATTGAAGCGGGAGGTGGAGCACCTGCAAGCGCTACCGGCACCGTGGCGGGCGGACATCGCGGCAGCCAGGCCGCAAACGAGTACTGCAGCACCTGCGGCGCCGCGGCCGGCG
- a CDS encoding amino acid ABC transporter ATP-binding protein, whose translation MIVLDQVNKWYGQGPTRYHALVDVSEEVKQNEVVVVCGPSGSGKSTLIRTLNRLEEIDGGRIEIDGRDIHAKGVDVNALRAGIGFVFQHFNLFPHLTVLENCTLAPVNLKRASEPEARAYAMELLEQVGLAHKRDAYPNALSGGQQQRVAIARSLAMRPPVMLFDEPTSALDPEMVGEVLGVMRSLAGQGMTMVCVTHEMGFAREVADRILFMSEGRILERASPEDFFTRPQHPRAQQFLADRRGG comes from the coding sequence ATGATCGTTCTCGATCAAGTCAACAAGTGGTACGGCCAAGGGCCGACCAGATACCACGCCCTCGTGGATGTCAGCGAAGAGGTGAAGCAGAACGAGGTGGTGGTCGTGTGCGGCCCCTCCGGTTCCGGCAAGTCGACCCTGATCCGCACCCTCAACCGGCTCGAGGAAATCGACGGAGGCCGCATCGAGATCGATGGCCGCGACATCCATGCCAAGGGCGTGGACGTGAACGCCCTGCGCGCCGGCATCGGTTTCGTGTTCCAGCACTTCAACCTGTTCCCGCACCTGACGGTGCTGGAGAACTGCACGCTGGCCCCGGTCAACCTGAAGCGCGCCAGCGAGCCGGAAGCGCGCGCCTACGCCATGGAATTGCTCGAGCAGGTGGGCCTGGCGCACAAGCGCGATGCCTACCCCAACGCGCTCTCGGGCGGCCAGCAGCAACGCGTGGCGATCGCCCGCAGCCTGGCGATGCGTCCGCCCGTGATGCTGTTCGACGAACCCACCAGCGCCCTCGACCCGGAAATGGTGGGCGAGGTGCTGGGCGTGATGCGCTCGCTGGCGGGGCAGGGCATGACCATGGTCTGCGTGACCCACGAGATGGGTTTCGCGCGCGAGGTCGCGGACCGGATCCTGTTCATGAGCGAAGGCCGCATTCTGGAGCGCGCCAGCCCCGAGGACTTCTTCACCCGTCCGCAGCACCCGCGCGCGCAGCAGTTCCTGGCCGACCGCCGGGGCGGCTAG
- a CDS encoding amino acid ABC transporter permease has product MLALIDTYWLYFLVGQYPDGPLGGLALTVLLSGGALLLAMPLGLLLGVARVSSRRALRWPVASLVQLVRAVPLLLVVFWVYFFLPAVTGVKTGQATTMLMVLVLFDGIYLAEIVAAGMRALPKGQLESARALGLSYPQALRLVVLPQTLRNGLPSIVSQLVSTIKATSLGYIIGLSEVSFIATQINTLVFTQAVEVYLILALSYFVLCFGLSRLAFLFERRLQRRVVQAS; this is encoded by the coding sequence ATCCTTGCGCTCATCGACACCTACTGGCTGTACTTCCTGGTCGGCCAGTATCCCGACGGCCCGCTGGGCGGCCTGGCGCTGACCGTGCTGCTGTCCGGCGGCGCCCTGTTGCTGGCCATGCCGCTCGGCCTGCTGCTGGGGGTGGCGCGCGTGAGCAGCCGGCGCGCGCTGCGCTGGCCGGTGGCAAGCCTGGTGCAGCTGGTGCGCGCGGTGCCGCTGCTGCTGGTGGTGTTCTGGGTCTATTTTTTCCTGCCGGCCGTCACCGGCGTCAAGACGGGCCAGGCCACCACCATGCTGATGGTGCTGGTGCTGTTCGACGGCATCTACCTGGCCGAGATCGTGGCCGCCGGCATGCGCGCGCTGCCGAAAGGGCAGCTCGAGAGCGCCCGCGCGCTCGGCCTGTCCTACCCGCAGGCGCTGCGCCTGGTGGTGCTGCCGCAGACCTTGCGCAATGGGCTGCCCTCGATCGTCAGCCAGTTGGTCTCGACCATCAAGGCAACCTCGCTCGGCTACATCATCGGCCTGTCGGAAGTGTCCTTCATCGCGACCCAGATCAATACCCTGGTGTTCACCCAGGCGGTCGAGGTCTACCTGATCCTGGCGCTGAGCTATTTTGTTCTCTGTTTTGGCCTGTCGCGCCTGGCCTTCCTGTTCGAGCGCCGGCTGCAGCGCCGCGTCGTCCAGGCATCGTAA
- a CDS encoding amino acid ABC transporter permease — translation MPSFDLSILQSGQYHDWLVQGLILSLQLTAASFVFALPFGALLAVMRSFGPAPLRALGASIVEGIRNVPLLVHLLFWYFAFPELLPEGARELLYAHNPEAVCAVIALALYSGVHMAEDIRSGIRAVPGSQLEAARSLGLGRVASLRLVLLPQALRASIPPLLSQTVNLWKDSSVATVIGAAELMYQAARVETSSFRSVEAFTFATLAYLTVSLLISFAAWLFQRRYPVRPA, via the coding sequence TTGCCGTCTTTCGATTTATCCATCCTGCAATCCGGCCAGTACCATGACTGGCTGGTGCAGGGACTCATCCTGTCGCTGCAGCTGACAGCCGCGAGTTTCGTCTTCGCCCTGCCGTTCGGCGCGCTGCTGGCCGTCATGCGCAGCTTCGGCCCGGCGCCCCTGCGCGCGCTGGGCGCCTCGATTGTCGAGGGCATCCGCAACGTGCCGCTGCTGGTGCACCTGCTGTTCTGGTACTTCGCCTTCCCCGAATTGCTGCCCGAGGGGGCGCGAGAATTGCTGTACGCACACAACCCGGAAGCCGTCTGCGCCGTGATCGCGCTGGCGCTGTACAGCGGCGTGCACATGGCCGAGGACATCCGCAGCGGCATCCGCGCCGTGCCGGGCAGCCAGCTCGAGGCCGCGCGTTCGCTCGGCCTGGGCCGCGTCGCCAGCCTGCGTTTGGTGCTGCTGCCGCAGGCCTTGCGCGCATCGATTCCGCCGCTGCTGTCGCAGACCGTCAACCTGTGGAAGGACAGCAGCGTGGCCACCGTCATCGGCGCCGCCGAACTGATGTACCAGGCCGCGCGGGTGGAGACCAGCAGCTTTCGCAGCGTCGAAGCGTTTACTTTCGCAACGCTGGCCTACCTGACGGTGTCGCTCCTGATCTCCTTCGCCGCCTGGCTGTTCCAGCGGCGCTACCCGGTCCGGCCGGCCTGA
- a CDS encoding ABC transporter substrate-binding protein: protein MFTRRHILIATLALSANLAAGAAHADQLADIRKKGEMVFGVLGTDEPNSFIDPKNRQLIGYEIDIATAVAKKIGVTPRFRQMSVSSRIPALQQGHVDVLAATLTHNKERESQVDFALTHFVTGSKVMVRAGSGVSALPQLAGKKVVTVRGGTQESNIRKAVPSAEVVTFENTQQAFQALRQGKGVAYVNDESSLLADYGKLGPAAKGFTILPTSIGIESIALGLRKGEKNLKAVVDETLRALEASGEAEKLFNKWYGPGTRANIAKRSFKISTDKI, encoded by the coding sequence ATGTTCACCCGCCGTCACATCCTCATCGCGACGCTCGCCCTGAGCGCCAACCTCGCCGCCGGCGCCGCGCATGCCGACCAGCTGGCCGACATCCGCAAGAAGGGCGAGATGGTGTTCGGCGTGCTGGGCACCGACGAGCCGAACAGCTTCATCGACCCGAAGAACCGCCAGCTGATCGGCTACGAGATCGACATCGCCACCGCGGTCGCAAAGAAGATCGGCGTCACCCCCAGGTTCAGGCAGATGTCGGTGTCGAGCCGCATCCCCGCGCTGCAGCAGGGCCACGTCGACGTGCTGGCCGCCACGCTGACCCACAACAAGGAACGCGAATCGCAGGTGGACTTCGCGCTGACCCACTTCGTCACCGGCTCGAAGGTCATGGTGCGCGCCGGAAGCGGCGTGAGCGCGCTGCCCCAGTTGGCGGGCAAGAAGGTGGTCACTGTGCGCGGCGGCACCCAGGAATCCAACATCCGCAAGGCCGTACCCAGCGCCGAGGTGGTGACCTTCGAGAACACCCAGCAAGCCTTCCAGGCCCTGCGCCAGGGCAAGGGCGTCGCCTACGTCAACGACGAATCCTCGCTGTTGGCCGACTATGGCAAGCTGGGCCCGGCCGCCAAGGGCTTTACCATCCTGCCGACCAGCATCGGCATCGAGTCGATCGCGCTCGGCCTGCGCAAGGGCGAGAAGAACCTGAAGGCCGTGGTCGACGAGACCCTGCGCGCCCTGGAAGCCAGCGGCGAAGCCGAGAAGCTGTTCAACAAGTGGTACGGCCCGGGCACCCGCGCCAATATCGCCAAGCGCAGCTTCAAGATCAGCACCGACAAGATCTGA
- the xth gene encoding exodeoxyribonuclease III: MLIVTYNVNGIGARLGALLEYLDERKPDVVCLQELKAPQEKFPEAAILDAGYHALWHGQKSWNGVAILTRDGPAQELQRGLPGDPSDEQSRYIEAVYQGIVVCGLYLPNGNPAPGPKFDYKLAWFERLIARGAELMETEAPVLMCGDFNVIPTELDVYKPERWVDDALFRPESRAAFGRLMAQGWLDALRTMHPDEVIYTFWDYFRNAFGRDAGIRIDHLLLSPALAPALRAAGVDKFQRAKEKPSDHAPTWVELDMDAVIQPTAKG, translated from the coding sequence ATGCTGATCGTCACTTACAACGTCAACGGAATCGGCGCCCGCCTGGGCGCCCTGCTCGAGTACCTCGACGAACGCAAGCCCGATGTGGTCTGCCTGCAGGAACTCAAGGCGCCGCAGGAGAAATTCCCGGAAGCGGCGATTCTCGATGCCGGCTACCACGCGCTCTGGCATGGCCAGAAGAGCTGGAACGGCGTGGCCATCCTCACCCGCGACGGCCCGGCCCAGGAACTGCAGCGCGGCCTGCCGGGCGATCCGTCGGATGAGCAGAGCCGCTATATCGAGGCGGTCTACCAGGGCATCGTCGTCTGCGGCCTGTACCTGCCGAACGGGAATCCGGCGCCGGGGCCGAAGTTCGACTACAAGCTGGCCTGGTTCGAGCGCTTGATCGCGCGCGGCGCCGAACTGATGGAAACGGAGGCGCCGGTGCTCATGTGCGGCGACTTCAACGTGATCCCGACCGAACTCGATGTCTACAAGCCCGAGCGCTGGGTCGACGACGCCCTGTTCCGGCCGGAGTCGCGCGCAGCCTTCGGACGCCTGATGGCGCAGGGCTGGCTTGACGCCTTGCGCACCATGCACCCGGACGAGGTGATCTACACCTTCTGGGATTACTTCCGCAACGCCTTCGGGCGCGACGCCGGCATCCGCATCGACCACCTGCTGCTCAGCCCCGCGCTGGCGCCCGCCCTGCGCGCCGCCGGCGTCGACAAGTTCCAGCGCGCCAAGGAGAAGCCGAGCGACCACGCGCCGACCTGGGTCGAACTCGACATGGATGCAGTCATCCAGCCGACCGCCAAGGGCTGA
- a CDS encoding LysE family translocator codes for MLTPEQFLGFLTAAILITLSPGPDNMMVLGVGIAKGRARGIAFGLGCALGCLNHTLLAVIGVSALIAASPTAFTALKIAGGLYLIWMGIGALRSRGAVQDTDQVARAVPDESARQLFFKGLLANAINPKVVLFFLSFLPQFVVAARGDANWQIGWLGLAFTLQAALLFGLLGYFSGAIGQWLKRTPRAGLWLDRMAGAIFVGLGLRLIVAR; via the coding sequence ATGCTCACGCCCGAACAGTTCCTTGGATTCCTGACCGCCGCCATCCTGATCACCCTGTCGCCCGGCCCCGACAACATGATGGTGCTGGGGGTCGGCATCGCCAAGGGACGGGCGCGCGGCATTGCCTTCGGCCTGGGCTGCGCGCTGGGCTGCCTGAACCACACGCTGCTGGCCGTGATCGGGGTGAGCGCCCTGATCGCCGCCTCGCCGACGGCCTTCACGGCCCTGAAGATTGCCGGCGGCCTGTACCTGATCTGGATGGGCATCGGTGCGCTGCGCAGCCGCGGCGCGGTGCAGGACACCGATCAGGTGGCGCGCGCGGTCCCCGACGAATCGGCGCGCCAGCTGTTCTTCAAGGGACTGCTGGCCAATGCCATCAATCCGAAAGTCGTGCTGTTCTTCCTGTCCTTCCTGCCGCAGTTCGTGGTCGCCGCGCGCGGCGATGCGAACTGGCAGATCGGCTGGCTGGGCCTGGCGTTTACGCTGCAGGCCGCACTGCTGTTCGGCCTGCTGGGCTATTTTTCCGGCGCGATCGGGCAGTGGCTCAAGCGCACCCCGCGCGCCGGGCTGTGGCTGGACCGGATGGCGGGCGCGATTTTCGTCGGACTGGGCTTGCGCCTGATCGTGGCGCGCTGA
- a CDS encoding DUF5110 domain-containing protein, whose product MTKTTIARLLLCLMASPLAVANAAERQLQGVTRNQNTLELATSDGRYLIKPYSAHVVETTFIPNGQQFEPASHAVVLAPGDVGATLKVEGNRIEFATPGISVVVDRQPFRISYLYKGKPLVAEKGGYEKAGKFESIEFALDGDEALYGAGARAVGMNRRGQRFQLYNKADYGYGERSQLLNFTIPVALSSKKYAIHFDNPQVGYLDFDSRKDGTLRYEVIGGRKTYQVVAGDSWAEVMANYTGLTGRQPLPPRWAFGNFASRFGYKTEAQTRAVVDKFAQEKIPLDAVVLDLYWFGKEVKGTMGNLAWDRDSFPHPEQMMADFRKQGVKTIVITEPFVLTTSKRWQEAVDRKVLALDGAGKPATYDFYFGNTGIVDLYTERGRDWFWNVYKDLKKGGVAGWWGDLGEPEVHPSWVRHGEGGALGADQVHNIYGHDWARLIAEGYKKDFPNQRPFILMRAGYSGSQRFGMIPWSGDVSRGWGGLQSQLEISLQMGMQGLAYMHSDLGGFAGSVLDDELYVRWLQYGVFQPVFRPHAQDEVAPEPVFRAERTKVLAREAVWLRYAMLPYNYTLAFENSQTGMPLMRPVLFEEDGATGLSSTYLWGRDFLVAPVVEPGATRKEVHFPGKDSVWFDFHTGEKHRGGITEVVKPVEASIPVFVRAGAFIPMAKVVQTTRDYSTRHIDLHYYHDAGVTGAAGQMYDDDGETVDAYAKGQYEIVRFSSRFIGNSADGRLEIGLRTETGKAQAPGERGFALKVHNVERKPRAVTVDGRAVAFSWNGKHKLLEVPVAARRQPSGKVVIRL is encoded by the coding sequence ATGACGAAAACCACGATCGCCCGGCTCCTCCTGTGCCTCATGGCCAGTCCGCTTGCTGTCGCCAACGCCGCCGAGCGCCAGCTGCAAGGCGTCACCCGCAACCAGAACACCCTGGAGCTGGCCACCAGCGACGGCCGCTACCTGATCAAGCCGTATTCGGCGCATGTGGTCGAGACCACCTTCATTCCGAACGGCCAGCAGTTCGAGCCGGCCTCGCACGCGGTGGTGCTGGCGCCTGGCGACGTGGGCGCCACCCTCAAGGTCGAGGGGAACCGCATCGAATTCGCCACGCCGGGCATCAGCGTGGTGGTCGACCGGCAGCCCTTCCGCATCAGCTACCTGTACAAGGGCAAGCCGCTGGTGGCGGAGAAGGGTGGCTACGAAAAAGCCGGGAAGTTCGAGAGCATCGAATTCGCGCTGGACGGGGACGAGGCCCTGTATGGGGCGGGCGCGCGCGCGGTCGGCATGAACCGGCGCGGCCAGCGCTTCCAGCTGTACAACAAGGCCGACTACGGTTACGGCGAGCGCTCGCAGCTGCTCAACTTCACGATCCCGGTCGCGCTGTCCTCGAAGAAGTATGCGATCCACTTCGACAATCCGCAGGTGGGCTACCTCGATTTCGACAGCCGCAAGGACGGCACGCTGCGCTATGAAGTGATCGGCGGGCGCAAGACCTACCAGGTGGTGGCCGGCGACAGCTGGGCCGAGGTGATGGCCAATTACACTGGCCTGACCGGTCGCCAGCCGCTGCCGCCGCGCTGGGCCTTCGGCAATTTCGCCAGCCGTTTCGGCTACAAGACCGAGGCCCAGACCCGGGCCGTGGTCGACAAGTTCGCGCAAGAGAAGATTCCGCTGGATGCGGTGGTGCTCGACCTGTACTGGTTCGGCAAGGAGGTCAAGGGCACGATGGGCAACCTGGCCTGGGACCGCGACAGCTTCCCGCACCCCGAGCAGATGATGGCGGACTTCCGGAAGCAGGGCGTGAAGACCATCGTCATCACCGAACCCTTCGTCCTGACCACCTCGAAGCGCTGGCAGGAGGCGGTGGACCGCAAGGTGCTCGCGCTGGACGGCGCCGGCAAGCCGGCCACCTACGATTTCTACTTCGGGAACACCGGCATCGTCGACCTGTACACCGAACGGGGACGCGACTGGTTCTGGAACGTCTACAAGGACTTGAAGAAAGGCGGCGTCGCCGGCTGGTGGGGCGACCTGGGCGAGCCCGAAGTGCATCCGTCCTGGGTGCGGCACGGCGAAGGCGGCGCGCTTGGCGCGGACCAGGTACACAACATCTACGGCCACGACTGGGCGCGCCTGATCGCCGAGGGCTACAAGAAAGACTTCCCGAACCAGCGTCCGTTCATCCTGATGCGCGCCGGCTACTCGGGCTCGCAGCGCTTCGGCATGATCCCATGGTCGGGCGACGTCAGCCGCGGCTGGGGCGGCCTGCAATCGCAGCTGGAGATCTCGCTCCAGATGGGCATGCAGGGACTGGCCTACATGCACTCGGACCTCGGAGGGTTTGCAGGATCCGTGCTGGACGACGAACTGTACGTGCGCTGGCTGCAGTACGGCGTGTTCCAGCCGGTGTTCCGCCCGCATGCGCAGGACGAGGTGGCGCCGGAGCCGGTGTTCCGCGCCGAGCGCACCAAGGTGCTGGCGCGCGAGGCCGTATGGCTGCGCTATGCCATGCTGCCGTATAACTACACGCTGGCCTTCGAGAACAGCCAGACCGGCATGCCCCTGATGCGTCCGGTGCTGTTCGAAGAAGACGGCGCGACCGGCCTGTCGTCCACCTACCTGTGGGGCCGCGACTTCCTGGTGGCGCCGGTGGTGGAGCCGGGCGCGACGCGCAAGGAAGTCCACTTCCCGGGCAAGGACAGCGTCTGGTTCGACTTCCACACCGGCGAGAAGCACCGCGGCGGCATTACCGAGGTGGTCAAGCCGGTCGAGGCCAGCATCCCGGTGTTTGTGCGCGCCGGCGCCTTCATCCCCATGGCGAAGGTGGTGCAGACCACGCGCGACTACAGCACCCGTCACATCGACCTGCACTACTACCACGACGCCGGCGTGACCGGCGCCGCAGGCCAAATGTACGACGACGACGGCGAGACCGTCGATGCCTATGCCAAGGGCCAGTACGAGATCGTGCGCTTCAGCAGCCGTTTCATCGGCAATAGCGCCGACGGCCGGCTGGAGATCGGCCTGCGGACCGAGACCGGCAAGGCGCAGGCGCCGGGCGAGCGCGGTTTCGCGCTCAAGGTCCACAATGTGGAGCGCAAGCCGCGCGCGGTGACGGTCGATGGGCGTGCCGTCGCCTTCAGCTGGAACGGCAAGCACAAGCTGCTCGAGGTGCCGGTGGCGGCCCGCAGGCAGCCCTCCGGCAAGGTGGTGATCAGGCTGTGA
- a CDS encoding amidohydrolase family protein — protein sequence MRCLSVLLCAALAAPAVCAAPVVTAPLADHHQYVYSPAAAAYMSSATTLLRPVSAQDLIPQLDAAGIERAALLSVAHVYGQLLRSQREEYARVRAENDWAARQAAEFPERLVALCSVDPLKEYALAELARCAASPGFGRGIKLQPAAGGVQLDDPQQVERLARVFRAANARGMAIVLQLGRTGAREARLLVDRLLAQAPDVPVQVAYSGRDEAALQLAALAVLADAAARHDPRMRQVWIDATSLARPGLSAADARRLMRRLRQVGMERVLYGSDAAVGVDVRPRDAWASFRSLPLTEAEAARVAGNVMSYLR from the coding sequence ATGCGATGTCTTTCCGTTCTCCTGTGCGCCGCCCTGGCCGCGCCAGCCGTTTGCGCCGCCCCTGTCGTGACGGCGCCGCTGGCGGACCACCACCAATACGTCTACAGTCCGGCCGCGGCGGCCTACATGTCCTCGGCCACAACGCTGCTGCGGCCGGTGTCGGCGCAAGACCTGATCCCGCAGCTCGACGCCGCCGGCATCGAACGCGCCGCGCTGCTGTCGGTGGCCCATGTCTATGGACAGCTGCTGCGCTCGCAGCGCGAGGAGTACGCGCGGGTGCGCGCCGAGAACGACTGGGCGGCGCGCCAGGCCGCTGAATTCCCCGAGCGGCTGGTGGCGCTGTGCAGCGTCGATCCGCTCAAGGAGTACGCGCTGGCCGAGCTGGCGCGCTGCGCCGCCAGCCCCGGGTTCGGGCGCGGCATCAAGCTGCAGCCGGCCGCCGGCGGCGTCCAGCTGGACGACCCGCAACAGGTCGAGCGCCTGGCCCGCGTGTTCCGCGCGGCCAATGCGCGCGGCATGGCCATCGTGCTGCAACTGGGCCGGACCGGCGCCCGCGAAGCGCGCCTGCTGGTCGACCGGCTGCTGGCGCAGGCGCCCGACGTGCCGGTGCAGGTGGCCTATTCCGGCCGGGACGAAGCCGCGCTGCAGCTGGCCGCGCTGGCGGTGCTGGCCGATGCCGCCGCGCGCCACGACCCGCGCATGCGCCAGGTATGGATCGACGCCACCTCGCTGGCGCGTCCGGGCCTGTCGGCAGCCGACGCGCGCAGGCTGATGCGGCGCCTGCGCCAGGTCGGCATGGAGCGGGTGCTCTACGGTTCCGACGCTGCGGTCGGCGTGGACGTCCGGCCGCGCGACGCCTGGGCCAGCTTCCGCAGCCTGCCGCTCACCGAGGCCGAGGCGGCGCGGGTGGCGGGCAATGTGATGTCCTATCTGCGCTGA
- a CDS encoding MFS transporter translates to MSQPMSQTRSFLTVALIELWERFGYYGMQALIVYFMVQRLGFADSRANLVWGAAAALIYVAPAIGGWIGDKVLGTRRCMILGALILTLGYALMAVPTTNTWMTFSALGVIVVGNGLFKPNTANLVRKIYEGDDSKIDSAFTIYYMAVNVGSTFSMLATPWIKDYVNASYGGNLGWHVAFAVCSVGLTVGLLTVGVLRKTIGHIGSPPDAEPLRMKRLLAVLAGGVVAVAASAVILENRELARAFVYVAGIVVLGIFAHLIRTSQPSERAGLIAALVLTLQTVFFFIFYQQMSTSLSLFALRNVDLDFTVLGAHLWTWSPAQFQALNAIWIMVLSPVLAVIYTRAGSSGKDISIAAKFALGFAVVAAGFFTYGVAGAFAVNGLTSSWIMIAGYGLYSLGELLVSGLGLAMIARYVPARMGGFMMGAYYVGVGISQYLGGVVANLAAVPEGMTDPLQTLPVYTSLFNKLGMAAIVCTLIALAALPLMRRLTATHNAHQ, encoded by the coding sequence ATGAGCCAGCCCATGAGCCAGACCCGCTCCTTCCTCACGGTGGCGCTGATCGAACTGTGGGAGCGCTTCGGCTACTACGGCATGCAGGCGCTGATCGTGTATTTCATGGTGCAGCGCCTGGGCTTCGCGGATAGCCGCGCCAACCTGGTCTGGGGCGCCGCGGCGGCCCTGATCTACGTGGCCCCGGCCATCGGCGGCTGGATCGGCGACAAGGTGCTCGGCACCCGCCGCTGCATGATCCTGGGGGCGCTGATCCTGACCCTCGGCTACGCGCTGATGGCGGTGCCGACCACCAATACCTGGATGACCTTCTCGGCGCTCGGCGTGATCGTGGTCGGTAACGGCCTGTTCAAGCCGAACACGGCCAACCTGGTGCGCAAGATCTACGAAGGCGACGATTCGAAGATCGACAGCGCCTTCACCATCTACTACATGGCGGTGAATGTCGGCTCGACCTTCTCGATGCTGGCCACGCCCTGGATCAAGGACTACGTCAACGCGAGCTACGGCGGCAACCTGGGCTGGCACGTCGCCTTTGCCGTGTGCAGCGTCGGCCTGACGGTCGGCCTGCTGACGGTGGGCGTGCTGCGCAAGACCATCGGGCATATCGGCTCGCCGCCGGACGCCGAACCGCTGCGCATGAAACGCCTGCTGGCGGTGCTGGCGGGCGGTGTGGTGGCGGTGGCGGCATCGGCCGTCATCCTCGAAAACCGCGAACTCGCGCGCGCCTTCGTCTATGTGGCCGGCATCGTGGTGCTGGGCATCTTCGCCCACCTGATCCGCACCAGCCAGCCGAGCGAGCGGGCGGGCTTGATCGCGGCGCTGGTACTGACCTTGCAGACCGTGTTCTTCTTCATCTTCTACCAGCAGATGTCGACCTCGCTGTCGCTGTTCGCGCTGCGTAACGTCGACCTCGATTTCACCGTGCTGGGCGCCCACCTGTGGACCTGGTCGCCGGCGCAGTTCCAGGCACTGAACGCGATCTGGATCATGGTCCTGAGCCCGGTGTTGGCCGTGATCTACACCCGCGCCGGCAGCAGCGGCAAGGACATCTCGATCGCCGCCAAGTTCGCGCTCGGCTTCGCGGTGGTGGCGGCCGGCTTCTTCACCTACGGGGTGGCGGGCGCCTTCGCCGTGAACGGCCTGACTTCGTCCTGGATCATGATCGCCGGCTACGGCCTGTATTCGCTGGGCGAATTGCTGGTGAGCGGCCTGGGCCTGGCCATGATCGCCCGATACGTGCCGGCGCGCATGGGCGGCTTCATGATGGGCGCCTACTACGTCGGGGTCGGCATCTCGCAATACCTGGGCGGCGTGGTGGCCAACCTGGCCGCGGTGCCGGAGGGCATGACCGATCCGCTGCAGACGCTGCCGGTGTATACCAGCCTGTTCAACAAGCTGGGGATGGCGGCGATCGTCTGCACCCTGATTGCGCTGGCGGCGCTGCCTCTGATGCGGCGCCTGACGGCGACCCACAACGCGCACCAGTAA